A single Xylella taiwanensis DNA region contains:
- the ftsB gene encoding cell division protein FtsB, whose amino-acid sequence MRNWRWLLLVLAALLAWLQHRFWFGPGNSGEVRMLEKQIVQQRRENEHLRQRNASLAAEVKNLKDGEAAIEERARSELGMIKPGEIFYRVVEDVPLPASDNASAVHGADQMPPRRKQP is encoded by the coding sequence GTGCGTAATTGGCGCTGGTTGTTGCTGGTGCTTGCGGCATTGTTGGCTTGGCTGCAGCACCGCTTTTGGTTCGGTCCTGGTAACTCCGGCGAGGTCCGCATGTTGGAGAAGCAGATCGTTCAACAGCGTCGAGAGAACGAACACTTGCGTCAGCGTAATGCTTCGCTTGCTGCTGAGGTCAAGAACTTGAAGGATGGCGAGGCAGCGATTGAGGAGCGTGCGCGCAGTGAATTGGGCATGATCAAGCCTGGCGAGATCTTCTACCGTGTGGTTGAGGATGTTCCTTTACCTGCTTCGGATAATGCATCTGCTGTTCATGGAGCCGATCAGATGCCACCGCGTAGAAAACAGCCATGA
- the ispF gene encoding 2-C-methyl-D-erythritol 2,4-cyclodiphosphate synthase, whose amino-acid sequence MAGLNVRIGQGYDVHAFGPGDHMMLGGVHVPYRCGVLAHSDGDVILHALCDAMLGALGLGDIGQHFSPSDERWKGADSAIFVRHCHMLLRARDWCVGNADATVVCEWPKIAPHVSAMREGIARLLEVQPDCVSVKATTSEGLGFIGRGEGIAAQVVVLLYRLQGIVV is encoded by the coding sequence ATGGCGGGTTTGAACGTTCGCATCGGTCAGGGGTATGACGTCCATGCGTTTGGACCCGGTGACCATATGATGTTGGGTGGAGTGCATGTGCCTTATCGTTGCGGTGTATTGGCACACAGTGACGGTGACGTGATCTTGCATGCGCTGTGTGACGCCATGCTTGGTGCGTTGGGATTGGGTGACATTGGCCAACATTTTTCACCTTCCGATGAACGTTGGAAGGGAGCGGATAGCGCCATCTTTGTGCGTCATTGCCATATGTTGCTGCGTGCACGTGATTGGTGTGTAGGGAATGCTGATGCAACCGTGGTCTGTGAATGGCCAAAGATCGCTCCGCATGTCAGTGCGATGCGTGAGGGTATTGCGCGCTTACTCGAAGTTCAACCAGATTGCGTTAGTGTCAAGGCCACGACGAGCGAAGGGCTTGGTTTTATTGGCCGCGGTGAGGGTATTGCTGCTCAGGTTGTGGTATTGCTGTATCGCCTTCAAGGTATCGTGGTGTAG
- a CDS encoding Smr/MutS family protein, with product MTQPNDNDNDAALFRAAIGAVRPLRPSETVFTPQLRSRPHRHIIQHKGNEAQSEFARLLRESAQLEAGDIISYRSNVLPSHLFQRLKRGQFSVQDELDLHGATAVQAETLLRQFLLDAHVHEYGCVRIIHGKGLQSNGGTPVLKKLVNQWLRLRKDVVAFHSSPPAQGGTGAVLVLLRRR from the coding sequence ATGACACAGCCCAATGACAACGATAATGATGCCGCACTGTTCCGTGCCGCCATCGGCGCAGTGCGGCCACTACGCCCCAGCGAGACGGTCTTCACTCCCCAACTTCGCTCACGGCCCCACAGACACATCATTCAACACAAAGGAAACGAAGCGCAAAGCGAATTTGCACGGTTGCTGCGCGAATCGGCGCAATTGGAAGCTGGCGACATTATCAGCTATCGCAGTAACGTACTGCCTTCGCACCTGTTCCAAAGGCTCAAGCGAGGACAGTTCTCAGTGCAGGACGAACTAGACCTGCATGGAGCCACCGCAGTGCAAGCTGAAACGCTACTACGCCAATTTCTGCTCGACGCTCATGTGCACGAATATGGCTGCGTACGTATCATCCACGGCAAAGGCTTGCAATCCAACGGTGGCACTCCAGTACTGAAAAAACTGGTTAATCAATGGCTGCGCTTACGCAAGGATGTGGTTGCATTCCATTCTTCACCACCCGCGCAAGGCGGCACCGGTGCAGTGCTGGTGCTACTGAGGCGACGCTGA
- a CDS encoding SMP-30/gluconolactonase/LRE family protein, which produces MKTKRNNYFTRIIIAGFLLTLPFYGIATQHHTKIHTAQVQKEDPLFETLIDQEPELITIYDKGIWLEGPQALPDGSLIWSDVKANRVLRWQEGEGVSVFLEPSHFQNGHALDNEGRLLAASHGKRAIERLEKDGKWMIVIDAYQGHKLNSPNDIIVDRSGDIWFTDPAFGINNPKESYGGTAVQGGDYSYRYSPKTGTIVRLKTPLVKAPNGIALSPDEKTLYIADSELAYNFNSSNLNSRIVAYTIKKDKSLKNGRVLATVSHGIPDGIATDAIGNIWSSSEGSIQIFSPKGKRLGKIILPGTVSNMNFSLDKANNPILYVTASHAIYRLKIKVKESKH; this is translated from the coding sequence ATGAAAACCAAACGAAATAATTATTTTACTCGCATCATCATAGCCGGATTCTTGTTAACGCTTCCCTTTTACGGGATAGCAACACAACATCACACTAAAATTCACACCGCTCAAGTTCAGAAAGAAGATCCACTTTTTGAAACTCTTATCGATCAAGAACCTGAACTCATCACCATCTATGACAAAGGGATTTGGCTTGAGGGACCTCAAGCCTTACCTGACGGTAGCCTTATCTGGAGCGATGTCAAGGCAAACCGTGTGCTTCGTTGGCAAGAAGGAGAAGGAGTTTCCGTCTTTTTGGAACCGTCACATTTCCAAAATGGCCATGCATTAGACAATGAAGGACGCTTACTCGCAGCTTCACATGGGAAAAGAGCGATAGAACGGCTCGAAAAAGATGGAAAGTGGATGATAGTCATCGATGCTTATCAAGGACATAAACTGAACAGTCCAAACGATATCATCGTCGATCGCAGTGGCGATATATGGTTCACTGACCCTGCATTTGGTATCAATAATCCTAAAGAAAGCTACGGCGGTACAGCAGTACAAGGAGGAGATTACAGCTATCGATACTCACCAAAAACGGGAACCATTGTTCGCTTGAAAACTCCTCTTGTCAAAGCACCTAATGGGATCGCTCTCAGCCCTGATGAAAAGACTCTTTATATCGCAGACAGTGAATTAGCCTATAATTTTAACTCTTCCAATCTCAACAGCAGAATTGTCGCTTACACTATTAAAAAAGATAAATCACTCAAAAATGGAAGAGTGCTTGCAACTGTTTCACATGGCATACCAGACGGTATCGCCACCGATGCCATTGGTAATATATGGTCAAGTAGTGAAGGAAGTATTCAAATATTTTCCCCCAAAGGAAAACGTCTTGGAAAAATTATCCTACCTGGCACTGTCAGTAATATGAATTTTTCACTGGATAAAGCGAATAACCCCATTCTTTATGTAACAGCAAGCCACGCAATTTACCGTCTAAAAATAAAAGTAAAGGAGAGTAAACACTGA
- a CDS encoding electron transfer flavoprotein-ubiquinone oxidoreductase gives MLATEQETGVNATEREVMEYDIVTVGAGPAGLAFAIRLKQLNPGLSVCVIEKSSTIGAHILSGAVIEPAPLDSLLPGWRDAPPPICVPATEDEFWLLSKDNAHRFPIMPPSMRNHGNFIVSLGALCAWLAPQAETLGVDIYPGFSATETLHDAAGQVIGVRIGDMGIAKNGTHKPSFTAGIAIHAKVTVLAEGARGHLTKRLIKHFALDQNSDPQTYSIGIKELWQVPKERGSPGKIVHTLGWPADTHTYGGGFLYHLNDNRIALGYVSSLDYHDPEYEPWEAFQQWKNHPLIKPLLESGSILSSGARAIVTGGWQSLPKVEMPGALLIGDTAGLLNVPKIKGTHQAIRSGMLAAEHLVATQLTPYGFDAKLRASKAMAELKQVRNIKPGFKKGLWFGLLNAAWETATGGASPWTLQNTPDWATLERLGKHEQPKRDYVQRTLPPRDRLQSVYFAATVHDEDQPIHLKVANPELCVTRCVQEYGNPCTRFCPANVYEIIEDTTATTNKRLHINAANCIHCKTCDIKDPYQIIDWITPEGGSGPNYQNL, from the coding sequence ATGTTGGCAACGGAACAGGAGACAGGAGTAAACGCCACCGAACGTGAGGTGATGGAATACGACATTGTCACTGTTGGGGCTGGCCCAGCCGGCTTAGCGTTTGCAATCCGGCTGAAACAACTCAATCCTGGATTGTCAGTATGTGTGATCGAAAAATCCAGCACCATCGGCGCCCATATTCTCTCTGGCGCAGTGATCGAACCTGCCCCCCTGGATAGCCTACTTCCCGGCTGGCGCGACGCCCCGCCTCCAATCTGCGTACCCGCGACCGAAGACGAATTCTGGCTCCTGAGCAAAGATAACGCACACAGATTTCCGATCATGCCACCAAGTATGCGCAACCACGGTAATTTTATCGTCAGCCTTGGCGCATTATGTGCCTGGTTGGCACCTCAGGCCGAGACGCTGGGCGTGGACATTTACCCAGGCTTCTCCGCCACTGAAACCCTGCATGATGCGGCTGGCCAAGTCATTGGAGTGCGCATTGGCGACATGGGTATCGCCAAAAACGGAACACACAAACCCAGTTTCACTGCTGGGATTGCCATCCATGCCAAGGTCACCGTACTCGCCGAAGGCGCACGTGGCCACCTGACCAAACGCCTGATTAAACATTTCGCTCTGGATCAAAACAGCGATCCGCAGACCTATTCCATCGGTATCAAAGAATTGTGGCAAGTACCCAAGGAACGTGGCTCTCCAGGCAAGATCGTACATACCCTCGGCTGGCCCGCCGATACACATACCTACGGCGGCGGTTTCCTATACCACCTGAATGACAATCGCATCGCACTCGGTTATGTCAGCAGCCTGGACTACCACGATCCAGAGTACGAACCTTGGGAAGCATTCCAGCAATGGAAAAACCACCCACTCATCAAACCGCTTCTGGAAAGCGGTAGCATCCTTTCGTCCGGCGCACGCGCGATCGTCACCGGCGGCTGGCAATCACTCCCAAAAGTGGAGATGCCAGGTGCACTCTTGATCGGTGACACCGCCGGCTTACTCAACGTCCCCAAGATCAAGGGAACACACCAAGCGATCCGCAGCGGCATGCTCGCTGCCGAACATCTGGTCGCCACCCAACTCACCCCCTATGGATTCGACGCCAAGCTGCGTGCTTCGAAGGCTATGGCCGAGTTAAAACAAGTACGTAACATCAAGCCGGGTTTCAAAAAAGGTTTATGGTTCGGCCTGCTTAACGCGGCCTGGGAGACCGCTACAGGTGGCGCCTCCCCATGGACATTGCAGAACACACCAGACTGGGCCACCCTGGAACGACTCGGCAAACACGAGCAGCCCAAACGCGACTACGTGCAACGCACACTACCGCCACGTGACCGCCTGCAAAGCGTCTACTTTGCCGCCACTGTGCACGATGAGGATCAACCCATCCATCTGAAAGTCGCCAACCCCGAACTGTGCGTAACACGCTGCGTACAGGAATACGGCAATCCATGCACACGTTTCTGTCCGGCCAACGTCTACGAAATCATCGAAGACACCACCGCAACAACCAACAAACGCCTGCACATCAATGCAGCCAACTGCATCCACTGCAAGACCTGTGACATCAAGGACCCATACCAAATTATCGACTGGATCACCCCAGAAGGCGGCTCAGGCCCAAACTATCAGAACTTGTAA
- a CDS encoding alpha-ketoglutarate-dependent dioxygenase AlkB family protein yields MHLFPFLPDARISLQPGWLPFGVADALLARLLEEVPWEVQRIHIFGREVDSPRLSCWMGDPQASYRYSGTCFQPSPWLPVLASLRMYLENETDAAFNSVLLNRYRHGGDAMGWHSDDESELGVDPLIASLSLGASRRFVFRHRRERRLRAECVLSHGDLLLMGGTTQRYYQHALPRTSRLLGERINLTFRRILI; encoded by the coding sequence ATGCATCTGTTCCCGTTCTTGCCAGATGCGCGGATTTCCCTGCAGCCGGGGTGGTTGCCGTTCGGTGTGGCTGATGCACTGTTGGCACGGCTGCTTGAAGAGGTGCCCTGGGAAGTGCAGCGAATTCACATCTTTGGCCGTGAGGTTGACTCGCCACGTTTGTCATGTTGGATGGGAGACCCGCAAGCCAGTTATCGTTACTCAGGTACATGCTTTCAGCCAAGTCCTTGGTTGCCGGTGCTAGCGTCGCTGCGTATGTATCTAGAGAATGAAACTGATGCTGCTTTTAATAGCGTTTTACTCAATCGTTACCGTCATGGTGGTGATGCAATGGGCTGGCACAGTGACGATGAGTCGGAACTTGGGGTGGATCCCTTGATCGCATCACTCAGCTTGGGGGCTTCGCGTCGCTTTGTATTCCGACATCGGCGTGAGCGTCGCCTACGTGCTGAATGCGTACTCAGTCACGGTGATTTGTTACTGATGGGAGGGACAACTCAGCGTTACTATCAGCATGCCTTGCCCCGTACTTCGAGGTTGTTGGGGGAGCGGATCAACCTGACTTTTCGGCGCATCCTGATTTGA
- a CDS encoding ABC-type transport auxiliary lipoprotein family protein, with the protein MKLIHPLLCLPVFILTSCSSVLMGEKTPTTIYSPQIHVVPDPSWPTVAWHLTVLNPKAPRMIDSPRINVQPTPGEIQVYRNVSWAQPSTDILEDALIHAFEDSGKIAGVARAGTGISTDYNLSLDLRRFESDYAGKRMPTATIEVNAKLIGTHNQRLIASRTFMATQPAASTDTSAVANAFGQALTQLTNELVGWTLTTGQSDATTHNKPPKR; encoded by the coding sequence ATGAAACTGATCCATCCTCTGCTGTGCCTGCCTGTATTCATCCTCACCAGCTGCTCCTCAGTACTGATGGGCGAAAAGACACCGACAACAATTTATTCACCACAAATCCACGTCGTCCCCGATCCCTCCTGGCCTACGGTGGCTTGGCATCTGACGGTACTCAACCCCAAAGCCCCACGCATGATCGACAGCCCACGTATCAACGTACAACCCACCCCAGGCGAGATCCAGGTCTACCGTAACGTGAGTTGGGCGCAACCAAGCACCGATATACTCGAAGATGCACTCATACACGCGTTCGAAGATTCAGGGAAGATTGCCGGCGTGGCTCGAGCCGGAACCGGCATCAGCACCGATTACAACCTAAGCTTAGATCTACGCCGCTTTGAATCTGATTACGCTGGGAAACGAATGCCAACGGCAACCATCGAAGTCAACGCTAAACTGATCGGCACCCACAACCAACGCTTGATCGCTTCGCGTACTTTCATGGCCACACAACCAGCAGCAAGTACCGATACCTCCGCGGTCGCTAACGCCTTCGGACAAGCACTCACTCAGTTGACCAATGAACTGGTCGGCTGGACTCTGACCACTGGTCAAAGCGACGCCACCACCCACAACAAGCCTCCAAAGCGCTGA
- a CDS encoding MlaD family protein has product METKAHYVLIGTFTILTGLALLLFGLWAAKYSSDRTWQNYRVVFREAVTGLSIGSPVQYNGIAIGSVTQLTLAPNDPRQVVAHIRVNSTTPIKKDTRAKLAISSLTGPSIIQLSGGTPESPPLTSIDKDDAPMIQTTPSALQNITDTANDIVARLNEVLSDNNVAAISATLQNLQKISTQVSNSETGLEALLVSARDAARQLDTTLASANGTVQQLDQNLVKRLPAILNKLDTTLTKIDVAANNTNSILDNNHAAINSFANEGLGQFGPTLSELRSLIRDLRQISNKLENNPKRYLFGRDVPKEFDPK; this is encoded by the coding sequence ATGGAAACCAAAGCTCACTACGTCCTGATCGGCACCTTTACCATTTTGACTGGGCTGGCATTGCTGCTCTTTGGCCTCTGGGCAGCCAAATACTCCTCCGACCGCACTTGGCAAAACTACAGAGTGGTGTTCCGCGAAGCAGTCACCGGCCTATCCATCGGCAGCCCCGTGCAATACAACGGTATCGCCATCGGTTCAGTCACTCAGCTGACTCTCGCCCCGAATGATCCACGCCAGGTCGTAGCACATATCCGGGTCAACTCGACCACACCCATCAAGAAAGACACGCGCGCAAAACTAGCAATTAGCAGCTTGACCGGCCCATCCATCATCCAACTGTCTGGCGGCACCCCAGAATCACCACCACTGACAAGCATTGATAAAGATGACGCCCCAATGATCCAAACCACACCATCTGCATTGCAAAATATCACCGACACCGCTAACGATATCGTCGCACGTCTGAACGAAGTACTCAGCGACAACAATGTCGCAGCGATCTCAGCCACCTTGCAAAACTTGCAGAAAATCAGCACCCAAGTATCTAACAGCGAAACAGGCTTAGAAGCACTGCTGGTCAGCGCGCGCGATGCTGCACGCCAACTGGACACCACTCTAGCCAGCGCCAACGGAACAGTGCAGCAATTGGACCAGAACCTAGTAAAACGCCTACCCGCCATTCTGAATAAACTCGACACCACGCTGACCAAGATCGACGTAGCTGCCAACAACACCAATAGCATTCTTGACAACAATCACGCAGCCATTAACAGCTTCGCCAACGAAGGCCTGGGCCAATTCGGTCCGACCCTGAGTGAGCTACGCAGCCTGATACGTGACTTGCGCCAAATCAGTAACAAACTCGAAAACAATCCCAAACGTTATCTGTTCGGTCGCGATGTTCCGAAGGAGTTTGATCCTAAATGA
- a CDS encoding ABC transporter ATP-binding protein has translation MSKTTTHPANSIAGEHHEENLAIRVRGLINRFGTQTVHDGLDMDVRHGEILGVVGGSGTGKSVLMRTILGLHTPNAGWIEVLGVNAHSKTSEDRRLITRNTGVLFQDGALFSSMTVGENVQVPLKEHHGALTERWYYELALLKIKLAGLPANALDKLPSQLSGGMRKRAGLARALALDPPLLFLDEPTAGLDPIGAASFDQLIKTLQKALGLTVFLITHDLDTLYTICDRVAVLAERKVIANAPLAEIEHIDHPWIRAYFHGPRGRAARAAQQASIETT, from the coding sequence ATGAGCAAGACGACAACACATCCGGCAAATAGCATCGCTGGAGAGCATCACGAAGAAAACTTGGCAATCCGCGTGCGCGGCTTAATCAATCGCTTCGGTACACAGACCGTACACGATGGGCTGGACATGGACGTACGTCACGGCGAAATCCTGGGTGTGGTCGGTGGCTCAGGTACCGGAAAATCGGTATTAATGCGTACTATCCTAGGGTTGCACACCCCCAACGCTGGATGGATCGAGGTACTCGGTGTAAACGCCCACTCGAAAACCTCTGAGGACCGGCGCCTCATCACTCGTAACACGGGTGTACTATTTCAGGATGGTGCATTGTTCTCCTCGATGACAGTCGGCGAAAACGTACAAGTGCCACTTAAGGAACACCACGGAGCATTGACCGAACGCTGGTACTACGAACTGGCACTGCTCAAAATCAAGCTCGCAGGACTGCCAGCCAACGCACTGGATAAGCTACCTTCGCAACTGTCCGGTGGCATGCGCAAGCGTGCTGGCCTGGCACGTGCACTTGCGCTAGATCCCCCGCTCCTGTTTCTGGACGAGCCCACCGCAGGTCTAGACCCGATCGGCGCAGCCTCGTTTGACCAGCTGATCAAGACACTGCAAAAAGCGCTGGGCTTGACCGTGTTTCTAATCACCCACGACCTGGACACGCTGTATACCATCTGTGATCGCGTCGCAGTACTGGCCGAACGCAAAGTCATCGCGAACGCACCGTTAGCAGAGATCGAGCACATCGATCACCCGTGGATCCGTGCGTACTTCCACGGACCACGGGGACGTGCTGCACGTGCCGCCCAGCAAGCCTCTATAGAAACCACCTAA